A stretch of Rhodoferax potami DNA encodes these proteins:
- the eat gene encoding ethanolamine permease, giving the protein MSSAHSTGVHTLKPVLSTLQLWGIAVGLVISGEYFGWSFGWASAGTLGFTVTALFIAAMYTTFIFSFTELTTAIPHAGGPFAYSKRAFGPTGGYLAGAATLVEFVFAPPAIALAIGAYLNVQFPSLDPKLAALGAYLVFMTLNIVGVQIAATFELVITVIAIFELLVFMGVVSPGFSMANFTKGGWAGSDDFSWAAIPGMFAAIPFAIWFFLAIEGVAMAAEEAKDPKRSIPIAYITGILTLVFLAVGVMVFAGGAGDWTKLANINDPLPQAMKLIVGENSGWLHMLVWLGLFGLVASFHGIILGYSRQIFALAREAYLPAYFAKVHPRFKTPHRAILAGGVVGIAAIYSDSFITIGGQSLTANIVTMSVFGAILMYILSMLSVFKLRRSEPAMVRPFRAPLYPFFPAFALFGALVCMATMIYYNPLIFGLFVGFLVLGYVYFKMTGQQRADATLAGMSAPVAK; this is encoded by the coding sequence ATGTCATCTGCGCATTCCACGGGCGTACACACGCTCAAACCGGTGCTCAGCACCCTGCAACTCTGGGGCATTGCCGTGGGCTTGGTGATATCCGGCGAATACTTCGGCTGGAGTTTCGGCTGGGCTTCGGCTGGTACCTTGGGCTTCACGGTCACCGCGCTCTTCATCGCGGCGATGTACACCACTTTCATCTTCAGCTTCACCGAGCTGACCACGGCCATTCCCCACGCCGGCGGGCCATTTGCTTACAGCAAGCGGGCTTTCGGCCCCACCGGTGGCTATCTGGCCGGGGCTGCCACGTTGGTGGAGTTTGTATTCGCTCCACCCGCGATTGCATTGGCGATTGGTGCTTACTTGAATGTGCAGTTTCCCTCGCTGGACCCCAAGCTCGCGGCCTTGGGCGCCTACCTGGTGTTCATGACACTCAACATCGTCGGCGTGCAAATTGCTGCCACCTTCGAGTTGGTGATCACCGTCATCGCGATCTTTGAATTGCTGGTGTTCATGGGTGTGGTGTCCCCCGGCTTCTCGATGGCCAACTTCACCAAAGGCGGCTGGGCGGGTAGCGATGATTTCAGCTGGGCCGCGATTCCCGGCATGTTTGCCGCCATTCCCTTCGCGATCTGGTTCTTTTTGGCGATCGAGGGTGTGGCCATGGCCGCCGAAGAAGCCAAAGACCCCAAGCGCTCGATTCCGATTGCCTACATCACCGGCATCTTGACGCTGGTGTTCTTGGCCGTCGGCGTGATGGTATTTGCCGGGGGTGCCGGCGACTGGACCAAGCTGGCCAACATCAATGATCCACTGCCCCAAGCGATGAAACTCATCGTCGGCGAGAACAGCGGCTGGCTGCACATGCTGGTGTGGCTGGGCCTGTTCGGTCTGGTGGCGTCGTTCCACGGCATCATCTTGGGTTACTCGCGCCAGATCTTTGCTCTGGCCCGTGAGGCCTATTTGCCGGCTTACTTTGCCAAGGTGCACCCGCGCTTCAAGACACCACACCGCGCCATTTTGGCGGGTGGCGTGGTGGGCATTGCCGCTATCTACAGCGACTCCTTCATCACCATCGGTGGCCAGTCTCTGACGGCCAATATCGTGACCATGTCGGTGTTCGGCGCCATCCTGATGTACATCTTGAGCATGCTCAGTGTGTTCAAGCTGCGCCGGTCAGAGCCTGCCATGGTGCGCCCTTTCCGTGCGCCGCTGTACCCCTTCTTCCCGGCCTTTGCCTTGTTCGGCGCGCTGGTGTGCATGGCCACCATGATCTATTACAACCCGCTCATCTTCGGCTTGTTTGTGGGCTTCCTGGTGTTGGGTTATGTCTACTTTAAGATGACAGGACAACAGCGCGCCGACGCCACGTTGGCAGGCATGAGCGCACCGGTTGCCAAGTAA
- a CDS encoding helix-turn-helix domain-containing protein translates to MNPTTHTAAGLRIVEARDADEHAANLTNWEQCYDQTTCGTFHGLLEEIQLPGMQVFRESTSQGMRQSCCVWPDAMWFGLPFSADITRINGRTAPPHSVLVRPGHQEFELVTPADYTIFGLVVRQDTLHSAAQALGFDVDWGRLQAAEILHPSAAALKQCLHTLSALLQPDHGVPADPAHAQTHALEALLPLLDTSVVDAGVRDSFSRRQRIVAAARDYLLAHHDQSVTVPDLCEQLHVSRRTLQYCFENVLGMTPVQTLRILRLNGARRDLRGNPSATVRDVAADWNFWHFSQFASDYRKLFGYSPSATPRTGLH, encoded by the coding sequence ATGAACCCCACAACCCACACTGCAGCCGGTCTGCGAATCGTCGAGGCCCGCGATGCGGATGAGCACGCCGCCAACCTCACCAACTGGGAGCAGTGCTACGACCAGACCACCTGCGGCACCTTCCACGGGCTGCTGGAGGAAATCCAGCTCCCCGGGATGCAGGTGTTTCGCGAGAGCACCAGCCAGGGTATGCGGCAGTCCTGTTGTGTATGGCCTGATGCCATGTGGTTTGGACTGCCGTTCTCGGCGGATATCACCCGCATCAACGGACGCACTGCGCCCCCCCACAGCGTGCTGGTGCGCCCGGGTCACCAAGAGTTTGAGCTGGTGACGCCGGCCGACTACACCATCTTCGGCCTGGTGGTACGGCAAGACACCTTGCACAGCGCCGCCCAAGCGCTCGGCTTTGATGTGGACTGGGGCCGGCTGCAGGCCGCCGAAATTCTGCACCCTTCTGCGGCAGCACTGAAGCAGTGCCTGCACACCTTGAGTGCATTGCTGCAGCCCGATCACGGGGTGCCGGCCGATCCGGCGCACGCGCAAACCCATGCCCTGGAAGCCCTGCTGCCTTTGCTGGACACCAGCGTGGTGGATGCCGGGGTGCGCGACAGCTTCAGCCGCCGCCAGCGTATCGTGGCCGCAGCGCGGGATTACCTGCTGGCCCATCACGACCAGAGCGTGACTGTGCCCGACTTGTGTGAACAGCTGCATGTGAGCCGGCGCACCCTGCAGTACTGTTTTGAAAACGTGCTGGGCATGACGCCGGTGCAAACGCTGCGCATCTTGCGCCTCAACGGTGCGCGACGCGACTTGCGCGGCAACCCGAGCGCTACGGTGCGCGACGTAGCTGCTGACTGGAATTTCTGGCACTTCAGCCAGTTCGCGAGCGACTACCGCAAACTCTTTGGCTACAGCCCCTCGGCCACCCCGCGCACCGGACTGCATTGA
- a CDS encoding NAD(P)/FAD-dependent oxidoreductase, translating into MIRITELKLPLSALPVEARRAADAPAETEADRAPVAHPLEALQALAAQALGIANTDIADLHIFKRSFDARKVDLLAVYIVDLTLADPAQEAALLIRHANHPHISATPDMAYRMVAQAPADMPLRPVVVGFGPCGMFAALVLAQMGFKPIVLERGTTVRQRTKDTWGLWRKKTLKPESNVQFGEGGAGTFSDGKLYSQIKDPRFLGRKVMHEFVQYGAPSEILYEAHPHIGTFKLVKVVEGIREQIIALGGEIRFEQRVNNLLLNQEHSAQSVRGLEVENLQDGSVYELPTSHVVMALGHSARDTFAMLYERGVAMQSKPFSVGFRIEHPQSVIDRARWGRHAGHPLLGAADYKLVHHAANGRAVYSFCMCPGGTVVAATSEPERVVTNGMSQYSRAERNANAGMVVGIDPPDYPDSEAAFVHAFGPERGKRYAEEAAALKAKDPKAAHPMSGIALQRQLESGAYTLGGSTYEAPGQLVGDFIAAKPSTEFGSVTPSYKPGVKLGDLAPALPAYAIEAMREALPVFGRKIKGFDMADAVLTGVETRTSSPIKIPRGEDLQCTNVRGLYPAGEGASYAGGILSAGVDGIKVAEALALDMLS; encoded by the coding sequence ATGATCCGAATTACCGAACTCAAACTTCCCCTTTCCGCCCTGCCCGTGGAGGCGCGCCGCGCCGCTGATGCGCCCGCAGAAACCGAGGCCGACCGCGCCCCGGTAGCCCACCCGTTGGAGGCCCTGCAAGCGTTGGCCGCCCAAGCGCTGGGCATTGCGAACACCGACATCGCCGACCTGCACATCTTCAAGCGCAGCTTTGACGCCCGCAAGGTCGACCTGCTGGCGGTCTACATCGTGGACCTGACATTGGCAGACCCGGCCCAGGAAGCCGCCTTGCTGATCCGGCACGCCAACCATCCGCACATCAGTGCTACGCCCGACATGGCCTACCGCATGGTGGCCCAAGCTCCCGCAGACATGCCCCTGCGTCCGGTCGTGGTGGGCTTCGGGCCTTGCGGCATGTTCGCGGCGCTGGTGCTGGCCCAAATGGGTTTCAAACCGATCGTGCTGGAGCGCGGTACCACCGTGCGCCAGCGCACCAAAGACACCTGGGGCCTGTGGCGTAAAAAAACGCTCAAACCCGAGAGCAATGTGCAGTTCGGTGAAGGCGGCGCTGGCACCTTTTCGGATGGCAAGCTTTACAGCCAGATCAAAGACCCCCGTTTTCTGGGCCGCAAGGTAATGCACGAATTTGTGCAATACGGTGCACCCTCCGAAATCCTGTATGAAGCGCACCCCCACATCGGCACCTTCAAACTGGTGAAGGTGGTGGAAGGCATCCGCGAGCAGATTATTGCCCTGGGCGGCGAAATCCGTTTTGAGCAGCGCGTCAACAACTTGCTCCTAAATCAGGAGCACTCCGCGCAATCAGTTCGAGGGCTAGAGGTCGAAAACCTTCAAGACGGCAGCGTATATGAGTTGCCCACGAGCCATGTGGTCATGGCCTTGGGTCACAGTGCGCGGGACACCTTTGCCATGCTGTACGAGCGCGGAGTCGCCATGCAGTCCAAGCCGTTTTCTGTGGGCTTTCGCATCGAACACCCGCAAAGCGTGATCGACCGCGCCCGCTGGGGCCGCCACGCAGGCCACCCTCTGCTGGGTGCTGCCGACTACAAACTGGTGCACCACGCAGCCAACGGGCGAGCGGTGTACAGCTTTTGCATGTGCCCGGGCGGTACGGTGGTCGCCGCCACCAGCGAGCCGGAGCGCGTGGTCACCAACGGCATGAGCCAATATTCGCGCGCGGAACGCAATGCCAACGCCGGCATGGTGGTGGGCATCGACCCGCCCGACTACCCGGACAGCGAGGCCGCTTTTGTGCACGCCTTCGGTCCCGAGCGCGGCAAGCGCTATGCAGAAGAAGCTGCAGCCCTGAAGGCCAAAGACCCGAAGGCCGCTCACCCGATGTCGGGCATTGCCTTGCAACGCCAGCTGGAAAGCGGGGCTTACACCTTGGGCGGCAGCACCTATGAAGCGCCCGGCCAACTGGTGGGCGACTTTATTGCGGCCAAGCCCTCCACCGAGTTCGGCAGCGTCACGCCGTCTTACAAACCCGGCGTGAAGCTGGGCGACCTAGCCCCTGCCCTGCCCGCCTACGCCATTGAAGCCATGCGCGAGGCATTGCCAGTGTTCGGTCGCAAGATCAAAGGCTTTGACATGGCCGATGCGGTGCTCACCGGTGTGGAAACCCGCACCTCCAGCCCCATCAAAATCCCGCGCGGCGAGGACCTGCAGTGCACCAATGTGCGCGGCCTCTACCCCGCAGGCGAGGGCGCATCGTATGCCGGCGGCATTCTGTCGGCCGGCGTCGATGGCATCAAAGTGGCGGAGGCGCTGGCCTTGGATATGCTGAGCTAA
- a CDS encoding methyl-accepting chemotaxis protein, with the protein MPTFGSWKVSTKLAAGFGLLIALLLVIGGTAIYRIGNINDNVNHIVDESVVKVILAAELQLGINVQVRNMRAAVVGLAIGNAEEASYTLSRVAQGQKAADDAFGKLKKTIVNPKELELLKPVEEALIAFNAVRDEAVKRIQTGNTQEAGEYLVKNVRGPLSKLTAASDALLEGQSDTIALEGQLAKAEGAAAIQTTLWLSVLAVLAALGIATVITRSLTRQLGGEPAEVVRVANAIAKGDLTVIIPAHQQQTDSVVAAMLRMKYSLTHMAGLVHECSEQVASASEQIASGTSDLSARTEAQASNLEETAASTEEIASAVKLNAEHTREASAMANETSGAALESGRHVDAMVHTMQSIAQSSKKIGEIIGVIDGIAFQTNILALNAAVEAARAGEQGRGFAVVASEVRSLAQRSAEAAKEIKNLIGDSISRVATGEHQAQLAGTSVQGIVGRVQRVNELMNQVSAATAEENAGFTQISEAIMQLDQVTQQNSALVEESAAASDSLRHQAARLKEVVSMFRIEQNRLPDNAGLLQIAA; encoded by the coding sequence ATGCCAACATTTGGTTCGTGGAAAGTCAGCACCAAGCTGGCCGCAGGCTTCGGCCTGCTGATCGCATTGCTTTTGGTCATTGGTGGCACTGCCATATACCGGATAGGCAACATCAACGACAACGTCAATCACATCGTGGATGAAAGCGTGGTCAAGGTGATCCTTGCCGCCGAGCTGCAACTGGGCATCAATGTGCAGGTTCGCAATATGCGGGCTGCTGTGGTCGGGCTGGCGATAGGCAATGCGGAAGAAGCGAGTTACACCCTGAGTCGGGTCGCCCAAGGCCAAAAGGCTGCGGACGATGCGTTTGGAAAGTTAAAGAAAACCATCGTCAACCCCAAAGAGCTGGAACTTTTAAAACCCGTTGAAGAGGCGTTGATTGCCTTCAATGCTGTCAGAGACGAAGCCGTCAAGCGCATCCAAACAGGCAATACACAAGAGGCAGGTGAGTACCTGGTCAAGAATGTGCGGGGCCCGCTCAGCAAGCTGACCGCCGCCTCCGATGCCCTGCTCGAGGGCCAGTCAGACACCATCGCGCTTGAGGGCCAGCTCGCAAAAGCTGAAGGCGCAGCAGCCATACAGACCACCCTGTGGCTCTCCGTCCTGGCCGTACTCGCAGCCTTGGGCATCGCCACCGTCATTACCCGCAGCCTGACCCGCCAGCTGGGGGGCGAGCCGGCGGAAGTGGTGCGGGTCGCGAATGCGATTGCCAAAGGCGACCTGACCGTGATCATCCCGGCTCACCAACAGCAAACCGATAGCGTAGTGGCCGCCATGTTGCGCATGAAATACAGCCTGACCCACATGGCCGGCTTGGTTCATGAATGCAGCGAACAGGTGGCCTCTGCGTCGGAGCAGATTGCCTCAGGGACCTCCGACCTGAGTGCGCGCACCGAGGCACAAGCCAGCAACCTTGAAGAGACCGCCGCCTCCACAGAAGAAATTGCCAGCGCCGTCAAGCTCAATGCAGAGCACACGCGCGAAGCCAGCGCTATGGCCAACGAAACATCAGGCGCCGCACTGGAAAGTGGCCGCCATGTGGATGCGATGGTGCACACCATGCAGTCCATTGCCCAGTCTTCCAAAAAGATCGGCGAGATCATCGGTGTCATTGACGGCATTGCGTTCCAAACCAACATCCTTGCACTGAACGCCGCAGTGGAGGCGGCGCGCGCAGGTGAGCAAGGGCGTGGCTTTGCGGTGGTAGCGTCTGAAGTGCGCAGCTTGGCACAACGCAGCGCAGAAGCTGCCAAAGAAATCAAAAACCTGATCGGCGACAGCATCAGCCGGGTTGCCACCGGCGAGCACCAGGCCCAATTGGCGGGCACTTCGGTGCAAGGCATCGTGGGCCGTGTGCAACGGGTCAATGAGCTGATGAACCAAGTCTCTGCGGCTACTGCCGAGGAAAACGCAGGCTTCACCCAGATCAGCGAGGCCATCATGCAGCTCGATCAGGTGACCCAGCAGAACTCCGCTCTGGTCGAAGAAAGCGCGGCCGCTTCCGACAGCCTGCGGCATCAAGCTGCACGTCTGAAAGAAGTGGTGAGCATGTTCCGGATTGAGCAGAACCGCTTGCCAGACAACGCAGGGTTATTGCAAATCGCAGCCTGA
- a CDS encoding LysE family transporter, which translates to MEFATWLAFFAASWAISISPGAGAVAAMSAGLNHGFRRGYITTLGLVLGIWTQIVVVGVGLGAVVAASSTAFPVIKWAGVAYLVWLGIQQWRAPAVPLATQAEVAPIVGARTMIFRAWVINALNPKGTVFLLAVMPQFLNLAEPLLPQYLVIAATLAFTDLVVMAGYTALAARVLRALKSESHLKAMNRVFGGLFVAAGTLLALFKRTA; encoded by the coding sequence ATGGAATTCGCTACCTGGCTCGCCTTCTTTGCTGCTTCCTGGGCTATCAGCATCTCGCCAGGCGCTGGCGCCGTGGCCGCCATGAGTGCCGGACTAAACCACGGTTTCCGGCGCGGCTACATCACCACTTTGGGGCTGGTGTTGGGCATCTGGACGCAGATTGTGGTGGTGGGCGTCGGGTTGGGAGCGGTGGTTGCCGCCAGCAGCACGGCGTTTCCGGTCATCAAATGGGCAGGGGTGGCGTATCTGGTGTGGCTGGGTATCCAGCAGTGGCGAGCGCCCGCGGTGCCCTTGGCCACCCAGGCTGAAGTGGCCCCGATAGTCGGCGCACGCACCATGATCTTCCGGGCGTGGGTCATCAATGCGCTGAACCCGAAGGGCACAGTTTTTCTGTTGGCCGTGATGCCGCAGTTTTTGAATCTTGCCGAGCCGCTGCTGCCGCAATACCTCGTCATTGCAGCCACACTGGCCTTTACCGATCTGGTCGTGATGGCTGGCTACACCGCGCTGGCGGCCCGGGTGCTGCGCGCACTCAAGTCCGAGTCGCACCTCAAGGCCATGAACCGGGTGTTCGGCGGTCTGTTTGTGGCCGCAGGCACCCTGCTTGCGTTGTTCAAACGAACCGCTTAA